Proteins encoded in a region of the Campylobacter geochelonis genome:
- the rpsQ gene encoding 30S ribosomal protein S17, producing the protein MAFKREIQGVVLQIAGDKTATILVERRVMHPRYRKFVKRFKKYLIHDENNTVKVGDTVSAVECRPLSARKSFRLKAVLKTGVE; encoded by the coding sequence ATGGCATTTAAAAGAGAAATTCAAGGCGTAGTGTTGCAAATTGCAGGCGATAAAACAGCAACTATTTTGGTTGAAAGACGTGTAATGCACCCAAGATACCGCAAATTTGTAAAACGCTTTAAAAAATATTTAATTCACGATGAGAATAACACAGTAAAAGTCGGCGATACAGTTTCGGCTGTAGAGTGTAGACCACTAAGCGCAAGAAAATCTTTCCGTTTAAAAGCGGTATTAAAGACAGGAGTTGAATAA
- the rpmC gene encoding 50S ribosomal protein L29, which yields MNYTELKEKSAAELSALLKEKKVLLFTLRQKLKTMQLTNPNEISEVRKDIARISTAINATK from the coding sequence ATGAACTATACTGAGTTAAAAGAGAAAAGCGCAGCTGAACTGAGCGCATTACTAAAAGAGAAAAAGGTGCTTTTGTTTACACTTAGACAAAAGCTAAAAACTATGCAGTTGACAAACCCTAATGAAATTAGCGAAGTTAGAAAAGACATCGCTAGAATCAGCACTGCTATTAATGCAACCAAATAA
- the rplP gene encoding 50S ribosomal protein L16, giving the protein MLMPKRTKYRKMMKGRNRGYATRGTSLSYGEFGLKAVEAGRINSRQIEAARVAMTRHVKRQAKVWIAVFPDKPLTKKPLETRMGKGKGGVEEWVMNIKPGRIIFEMAGASEELAREALTLSIHKLPFKTKIVTRESENELY; this is encoded by the coding sequence ATGTTAATGCCAAAAAGAACAAAATATCGTAAGATGATGAAAGGCAGAAACCGCGGTTATGCAACTCGTGGAACAAGCCTAAGTTATGGTGAGTTTGGCTTAAAAGCTGTTGAAGCAGGAAGAATAAATTCTCGCCAAATCGAAGCAGCTCGTGTTGCCATGACAAGACATGTAAAAAGACAAGCAAAAGTTTGGATAGCAGTATTCCCTGATAAACCACTTACTAAAAAACCTCTTGAAACTCGTATGGGTAAAGGTAAAGGTGGAGTTGAAGAGTGGGTTATGAACATTAAACCAGGTAGAATCATATTTGAGATGGCTGGTGCTAGTGAGGAACTTGCAAGAGAGGCGCTAACTCTATCTATCCACAAGTTGCCATTTAAAACAAAAATAGTAACAAGGGAAAGCGAAAATGAACTATACTGA
- the rpsC gene encoding 30S ribosomal protein S3, whose product MGQKVNPIGLRLGINKNWESRWFPAKDSLAANIGEDYKIRKFLKTKLYYAGVSQIIIERTAKKIRITVVAARPGVVIGKKGGEIEILKNEVAKLVGKDVNINIKEERRSGASAQLAAENVAMQLERRVAFRRAMKKVIQNAQKAGAKGIKISVSGRLGGAEMARTEWYLEGRVPLHTLRAKIDYGFAEAHTTYGNIGVKVWIFKGEVLAKGIQPEKQEDAPKKTRRPRRSK is encoded by the coding sequence ATGGGACAAAAAGTTAATCCGATAGGTCTTAGATTAGGTATCAACAAAAACTGGGAATCAAGATGGTTTCCTGCAAAAGATAGCTTGGCAGCAAACATAGGCGAAGATTATAAAATAAGAAAATTTCTTAAAACTAAACTTTACTATGCTGGCGTTAGTCAAATTATTATCGAAAGAACTGCTAAAAAAATTCGCATAACAGTCGTAGCTGCAAGACCAGGCGTTGTTATCGGTAAAAAAGGCGGAGAAATCGAAATCTTGAAAAACGAAGTAGCTAAACTAGTTGGAAAAGATGTAAATATAAACATAAAAGAAGAGAGAAGATCTGGTGCTTCTGCTCAACTTGCTGCTGAAAATGTTGCTATGCAACTAGAGCGTCGTGTTGCGTTTAGAAGAGCGATGAAAAAAGTTATTCAAAATGCACAAAAAGCAGGCGCAAAAGGTATTAAAATTTCAGTTTCAGGCCGTTTAGGTGGTGCTGAGATGGCAAGAACTGAGTGGTATTTAGAGGGACGTGTTCCGCTTCATACACTTAGAGCGAAAATTGATTATGGTTTTGCAGAGGCTCATACAACTTACGGTAATATCGGCGTAAAAGTATGGATTTTCAAAGGTGAAGTTCTTGCTAAAGGTATCCAACCAGAAAAACAAGAAGACGCTCCTAAGAAAACTCGCAGACCAAGAAGGAGTAAATAA
- the rplV gene encoding 50S ribosomal protein L22 produces MSKSTIKFIRLSPTKARLIAKQVQGMNAEFALATLEFTPNRGAKYIANAISSAVANGGFEPEEVVVSSCRVDAGPVLKRFRPRARGTASRIRKPTSHIMVEVSKPSKEA; encoded by the coding sequence ATGAGTAAATCAACTATTAAATTTATCAGACTTTCTCCTACAAAAGCTAGACTTATCGCTAAACAAGTTCAAGGCATGAATGCAGAGTTTGCACTTGCGACATTAGAATTTACACCAAATCGTGGTGCTAAATATATAGCAAACGCTATCTCATCTGCAGTTGCAAATGGTGGTTTTGAGCCAGAAGAAGTTGTTGTTTCAAGTTGTCGTGTTGATGCTGGCCCGGTTCTAAAGAGATTTAGACCAAGAGCAAGAGGCACAGCAAGCAGAATTAGAAAACCAACTTCACATATAATGGTTGAAGTTTCAAAACCAAGTAAGGAAGCGTAA
- the rpsS gene encoding 30S ribosomal protein S19 has protein sequence MARSLKKGPFVDDHVMKKVVAAKQANDNKPIKTWSRRSTIVPDMIGLTFNVHNGKSFIPVYVTEHHIGYKLGEFAPTRTFKGHKGSVQKKIGK, from the coding sequence ATGGCAAGATCACTCAAAAAAGGTCCTTTCGTAGATGATCATGTAATGAAAAAAGTTGTAGCAGCAAAACAAGCAAACGACAACAAACCAATCAAAACTTGGTCAAGACGCAGTACGATTGTGCCTGATATGATTGGATTAACATTTAATGTTCATAATGGTAAGAGTTTTATTCCGGTGTATGTTACAGAACACCACATTGGTTATAAGTTAGGAGAATTTGCTCCAACTAGAACATTTAAGGGTCATAAAGGCTCTGTTCAGAAGAAAATCGGTAAGTAA
- the rplB gene encoding 50S ribosomal protein L2, protein MAVKTYKPYTPSRRFMSGLSSEDITAKASVRGLLVKIPATAGRNNNGRITSRHKEAGAKKLYRIIDFKRRKFDVEGKVEAVEYDPNRNCRIALISYKDGEKRYIIKPSGLNVGDVIASAEAGLDIKPGNAMKLKSIPIGTILHNIELKPGKGAQMARSAGGYAQLMGKEEKYVILRLPSGEMRRVLAECMATIGSVGNEDWANISIGKAGRNRHRGIRPQTRGSAMNPVDHPHGGGEGKKNSGRHPVTPWGKPTKGAKTRRKKASDKLIISRRKGK, encoded by the coding sequence ATGGCAGTAAAAACTTATAAACCATACACTCCAAGTAGAAGATTTATGTCAGGTCTTAGCAGTGAAGATATCACAGCTAAAGCTAGCGTAAGAGGTCTTTTGGTTAAAATTCCTGCAACAGCTGGAAGAAATAACAACGGTAGAATTACAAGCCGCCATAAAGAAGCTGGTGCTAAAAAACTTTATAGAATCATCGATTTTAAAAGAAGAAAATTTGATGTTGAAGGTAAAGTTGAAGCAGTTGAGTATGATCCAAACAGAAACTGTAGAATCGCACTAATTAGCTATAAAGATGGCGAAAAAAGATATATAATCAAACCAAGTGGCTTAAATGTAGGCGATGTTATCGCTTCAGCTGAAGCTGGTTTGGATATAAAACCAGGCAATGCTATGAAACTAAAAAGCATTCCAATCGGTACAATCCTTCACAACATTGAGCTTAAACCTGGTAAAGGCGCTCAAATGGCTCGTTCAGCAGGCGGTTACGCTCAGCTTATGGGTAAAGAGGAAAAATATGTCATCTTAAGACTTCCAAGTGGCGAGATGAGAAGAGTTTTAGCTGAGTGTATGGCTACAATCGGTTCAGTTGGAAACGAGGACTGGGCAAACATAAGTATAGGAAAAGCTGGAAGAAACAGACACAGAGGAATTCGTCCTCAAACTCGTGGTTCTGCTATGAACCCAGTAGATCACCCACATGGTGGTGGTGAAGGTAAGAAAAACTCTGGCCGTCATCCAGTAACTCCATGGGGTAAACCAACTAAAGGTGCTAAGACTCGCCGTAAAAAAGCTAGCGATAAGCTTATAATTTCAAGAAGGAAAGGAAAATAG
- a CDS encoding 50S ribosomal protein L23 encodes MADITDIKTILYTEKTLGLQESGVVVIQTSPKMTKNRLKEILKEYFGINPVKVNSLRIDGKVKRFRGKVGVRNDFKKFYVKLPEGASLENVGA; translated from the coding sequence ATGGCAGATATAACAGATATAAAAACAATTCTTTATACAGAGAAAACTTTAGGCCTTCAAGAGAGTGGCGTAGTTGTTATACAAACTTCACCAAAAATGACTAAAAATAGGCTAAAAGAGATTCTTAAAGAGTACTTTGGTATCAATCCAGTTAAGGTAAATTCTCTAAGAATAGATGGAAAAGTTAAACGCTTTAGAGGCAAAGTTGGCGTTAGAAATGATTTTAAGAAATTCTATGTCAAACTTCCAGAGGGCGCAAGCCTAGAAAATGTAGGAGCATAA
- the rplD gene encoding 50S ribosomal protein L4: protein MSKILVLDEKLEKASELELPATYAEVNSHNLYLYVKSYLASLRANTAQVKTRSTVSGGGKKPWRQKGRGGARAGSTRTNVWVGGAVAFGPSTDRNYFQKVNKKQKRLALECALEEKAAAGKLFAVDSLEVASGKTKDAKSNIEKLGLRDALIVKNELDAKTLLAYRNLANCYVIDASEINAYLVAVYSAVIIEKSALEFIVKEG from the coding sequence ATGAGTAAAATATTAGTATTAGATGAAAAGCTAGAAAAAGCAAGTGAGCTAGAGCTTCCTGCTACATATGCTGAAGTTAATTCTCACAACCTATATCTATATGTAAAATCTTACCTTGCTTCACTTCGTGCAAACACAGCGCAGGTAAAAACTCGCTCAACAGTAAGTGGCGGTGGTAAAAAACCATGGAGACAAAAAGGTCGTGGTGGCGCAAGAGCTGGTTCAACAAGAACTAATGTTTGGGTTGGCGGTGCAGTTGCATTTGGTCCAAGCACAGACAGAAACTACTTCCAAAAAGTTAATAAAAAACAAAAAAGACTTGCTTTAGAGTGTGCTTTAGAAGAGAAAGCAGCAGCTGGTAAACTTTTTGCTGTTGATAGCTTAGAAGTTGCAAGCGGTAAAACAAAAGATGCGAAAAGCAACATAGAAAAACTTGGTCTTAGAGATGCATTGATAGTTAAAAACGAATTAGATGCAAAAACTCTTCTTGCGTATAGAAATTTAGCAAACTGCTATGTTATCGATGCAAGTGAGATAAACGCATATCTTGTTGCAGTTTACAGTGCGGTTATCATCGAAAAATCAGCACTTGAATTTATAGTAAAAGAGGGCTAA
- the rplC gene encoding 50S ribosomal protein L3, with protein sequence MEYIVEKIGMSRTIGRVSTPVTLLKLVNVKVCEVRENGKAIVAYANGKTKNRAILGQQKKYSLSAEFNKFATMTVSNTEAGDQDVAPLSEAKILKVSFTTKGKGFQGVIKRHGFAGGPKSHGSRFHRRHGSIGNCEWPGRVQPGMKMAGQTGNEKVTVKNEIVSFDGDSGVIAVKGSVPGFNGAMGRVRIVK encoded by the coding sequence ATGGAATATATCGTAGAAAAAATCGGTATGAGCAGAACTATCGGCAGAGTTAGTACGCCAGTAACGCTTTTAAAACTTGTAAATGTAAAAGTTTGTGAAGTTCGTGAAAACGGAAAAGCGATAGTTGCTTATGCAAATGGAAAAACAAAAAACAGAGCTATCTTAGGTCAACAAAAAAAATATAGCCTAAGCGCAGAATTTAACAAATTTGCAACTATGACAGTTTCTAACACAGAAGCAGGAGATCAAGACGTAGCGCCATTGAGCGAAGCTAAAATTTTAAAAGTTAGTTTCACTACAAAGGGTAAAGGTTTCCAAGGTGTTATCAAAAGACACGGCTTTGCTGGTGGTCCAAAATCTCATGGTAGTAGATTTCACAGACGCCATGGTTCAATCGGTAACTGTGAATGGCCAGGTCGTGTTCAACCAGGTATGAAAATGGCAGGTCAAACAGGAAATGAAAAAGTAACTGTTAAAAATGAGATTGTTAGCTTTGATGGTGATAGTGGAGTTATCGCTGTAAAAGGTTCAGTACCAGGATTTAACGGTGCTATGGGTAGAGTAAGGATAGTAAAATGA
- the rpsJ gene encoding 30S ribosomal protein S10, with the protein MERIRLKLKAYDHRVLDRTVAAIVEAVKRTGADVRGPVPMPTKIKRYTVLKSPHVNKDSREQFEMKIHARMLDIVAATPDTVDSLTKLDLAPEVNVEVRAMGK; encoded by the coding sequence ATGGAAAGAATCAGGCTTAAGCTTAAAGCTTACGACCATAGAGTTCTAGATCGCACAGTTGCAGCCATAGTAGAAGCTGTCAAAAGAACAGGCGCAGATGTTAGAGGCCCAGTGCCAATGCCTACAAAAATCAAACGCTACACAGTCTTAAAATCTCCACACGTTAACAAAGATTCAAGAGAGCAGTTTGAGATGAAAATTCACGCGCGTATGCTAGACATCGTAGCTGCGACTCCAGATACAGTTGATTCGCTTACAAAACTTGACTTAGCTCCAGAGGTTAATGTCGAAGTTCGTGCGATGGGTAAATAA
- a CDS encoding substrate-binding periplasmic protein, which translates to MRKLFLMVFVFLSVFANAQVLKVGMSPDYPPFDYMKDGKFAGVDADVMNALSTNLGFKYEFVSLPFSELETSLANGSIDMIASAMTSTPERKSKFGVSEPYFLSADMFVALSDRKDLVNKESLEGKTIAVVNKDSHQEKLANSIKGAKVLVNDSIVNAIILVKTERADAMIIDSLNLPVVFDNDFEYMSTIDKNTIAMIQSLGIDKKLDIFYTEFNSGGNIVVLFSKSVNPDFITQVNQEIKNLKTSGEMGKILAKYGLR; encoded by the coding sequence ATGAGAAAATTATTTCTTATGGTTTTTGTGTTTTTATCTGTTTTTGCAAACGCACAAGTCCTAAAAGTAGGCATGAGTCCTGATTATCCACCGTTTGATTATATGAAAGATGGCAAGTTTGCCGGAGTTGATGCTGATGTTATGAATGCGCTTAGCACGAATTTAGGCTTTAAGTATGAGTTTGTTTCACTTCCTTTTAGCGAGTTAGAAACAAGTTTAGCAAACGGTTCAATCGATATGATCGCTTCTGCGATGACATCTACGCCAGAGAGAAAGAGTAAATTTGGCGTAAGTGAGCCATATTTTTTATCGGCTGATATGTTTGTAGCTTTGTCTGATAGAAAAGATTTGGTAAATAAAGAGTCGCTAGAGGGCAAAACTATTGCAGTCGTAAACAAAGACTCCCACCAAGAAAAACTTGCAAATTCCATAAAAGGCGCAAAAGTTTTGGTTAATGACTCGATTGTAAATGCCATCATTTTAGTAAAAACCGAAAGAGCTGATGCGATGATTATCGATAGTTTAAATTTGCCAGTTGTGTTTGATAATGACTTTGAGTATATGTCAACTATCGATAAAAATACTATCGCGATGATACAGTCTTTGGGGATTGATAAAAAACTTGATATATTTTATACAGAGTTTAACAGTGGCGGAAATATCGTTGTTTTGTTTAGCAAAAGTGTAAATCCAGACTTCATAACTCAAGTTAATCAAGAGATTAAAAACCTTAAAACTAGTGGCGAAATGGGTAAAATTTTAGCTAAATATGGACTTAGATAG
- a CDS encoding ATP-binding protein translates to MKNLDYLYANPPNLSKFIDRKKSIKNSKTLIIGAQNSGKSYVLLNSLLEEKKGEFLYINLDDIRLDTDEIFTNLASFLQTNKDIKAIAIDGLKVAHKNYFKLLESLNLSKILLSTRSNTLNLNGFSKLVLHNLDFEEFIAFDRKGGEPGAILGSFLTQGNGLKNSFLQSYELAIFHQEMLLYSYEKAEILALIEAVKFINSTFSAFGIYKSLKEKIKISKDKIYSTFSKFEDENLIYFVDKFEPNSTLKKLYFADFSFQDSLSYKKDFHKKLANALFCELLTTNHKIYYTDELDFYIPSKNTAFLLIPFSSSDLIFLKFKKLFLRLKELKVTKLVVISMGNSASLSIEGIRCEIVPFWQFALSI, encoded by the coding sequence ATGAAAAATTTAGACTATTTATACGCAAATCCACCAAATTTAAGTAAATTTATAGATAGAAAAAAATCTATAAAAAACAGCAAAACGCTAATCATAGGTGCGCAAAACTCGGGCAAAAGTTATGTTTTGTTAAACTCACTTTTAGAAGAGAAAAAAGGCGAATTTTTATATATCAATTTAGATGATATTCGCCTAGATACAGATGAAATTTTTACAAATTTAGCCTCTTTTTTGCAAACAAACAAAGATATAAAAGCTATCGCTATAGATGGGCTAAAAGTAGCTCACAAGAACTATTTTAAACTTTTAGAAAGTTTAAATTTAAGTAAAATTTTACTCTCAACTCGCTCAAATACGCTGAATTTAAATGGTTTTTCAAAGCTTGTTTTACACAACCTTGACTTTGAAGAATTTATCGCTTTTGATAGAAAAGGTGGCGAGCCTGGAGCGATTTTAGGAAGTTTTTTAACACAAGGAAATGGGCTTAAAAACTCATTTTTGCAATCTTATGAGCTAGCTATTTTCCACCAAGAAATGCTACTTTACAGCTACGAAAAAGCTGAAATTTTAGCTCTAATTGAAGCGGTTAAATTTATAAATTCAACCTTTAGCGCCTTTGGAATTTATAAAAGCTTAAAAGAGAAAATCAAAATCTCAAAAGATAAAATCTACTCCACTTTTTCCAAATTTGAAGATGAAAATTTGATATATTTTGTTGATAAATTTGAACCAAATTCAACTCTTAAAAAGCTTTATTTTGCTGATTTTTCGTTTCAAGATAGTCTAAGTTATAAAAAAGATTTTCACAAAAAGCTAGCAAACGCCCTTTTTTGTGAACTTTTAACGACAAATCACAAGATATACTATACCGACGAGCTTGACTTTTATATCCCATCAAAAAACACCGCTTTTTTGCTTATACCTTTTAGCTCAAGCGATTTGATTTTTTTGAAATTTAAAAAGCTTTTTTTAAGGCTAAAAGAGCTAAAAGTTACAAAACTTGTTGTTATCAGCATGGGAAATTCAGCGAGTTTAAGCATCGAAGGAATTCGTTGCGAGATAGTGCCATTTTGGCAGTTTGCATTAAGTATTTAG
- a CDS encoding ribonuclease HII, with product MDDLNRLCGIDEAGRGALAGDLYMAGCILKVPIIGLDDSKKLSEKKREKLYDEIVKNSEFLVLNFSNLQIDELGLSKCLKMGLEAIKSHFKECDFIFDGNTNFGVSGLKTLIKADAQIPAVSAASVLAKVSRDRAMKALSPLYPNYGFEKHKGYGTKFHTDMIAKFGQCEIHRKSFVLKCFEPTLFG from the coding sequence ATGGATGATTTAAATAGACTTTGCGGTATTGATGAGGCTGGGCGTGGGGCTTTGGCTGGGGATTTGTATATGGCTGGCTGTATCTTAAAAGTGCCAATTATCGGGCTTGATGATAGCAAAAAACTAAGCGAAAAAAAGCGCGAAAAACTATACGATGAGATTGTTAAGAATAGTGAGTTTTTAGTACTAAACTTTTCAAATTTACAAATCGATGAACTTGGGCTTTCAAAATGCCTTAAAATGGGTTTAGAAGCGATAAAATCTCACTTTAAAGAGTGTGATTTTATCTTTGATGGCAACACAAATTTTGGCGTAAGTGGGCTAAAAACTCTCATAAAAGCCGACGCGCAAATCCCAGCAGTTAGCGCAGCAAGTGTGCTAGCTAAAGTCAGTCGCGACCGCGCTATGAAGGCGTTATCGCCACTTTATCCAAACTATGGTTTTGAAAAACACAAAGGCTATGGCACGAAATTTCATACCGATATGATAGCTAAATTTGGTCAGTGTGAAATACATCGCAAAAGCTTTGTTTTAAAGTGTTTTGAGCCGACATTGTTTGGTTAA